The following coding sequences lie in one Brettanomyces bruxellensis chromosome 6, complete sequence genomic window:
- the NIP7 gene encoding ribosome biosynthesis protein nip7 (BUSCO:EOG09264PD5) → MRQMTEEETKVVFEKLANYIGRNITFMVNNPDDPHVFRLQKDRVYYVKANVAKLATSIARKHLISLGICLGKFTKHGKFKLHITALPYLAKYAKYKVWIKENGEMPFLYGNHVLKAHVGKMSEDIPEHAGVIVFSMKDIPLGFGVSSKSTLEAKNLTPTGIVALRQADIGEYLREEDTLFT, encoded by the coding sequence ATGAGGCAAATGACAGAGGAGGAGACCAAGGTGGTCTTCGAGAAGCTTGCCAACTATATAGGAAGAAATATAACATTCATGGTGAATAATCCAGATGATCCTCATGTGTTTAGACTTCAGAAGGATAGAGTTTACTACGTTAAAGCTAATGTGGCCAAGCTCGCCACTTCTATTGCTAGAAAGCATCTCATTTCTTTAGGAATATGTTTGGGAAAATTCACAAAGCACGGTAAATTCAAATTGCACATAACAGCTCTCCCATATCTTGCAAAGTACGCAAAGTATAAAGTGTggattaaagaaaatggcGAGATGCCTTTCCTATATGGTAACCATGTTCTCAAGGCCCATGTTGGTAAGATgagtgaagatattccagAGCATGCCGGTGTCATTGTGTTTTCTATGAAGGATATACCTTTGGGCTTCGGTGTTTCGTCTAAGTCTACGTTAGAAGCTAAAAATTTAACACCTACAGGAATAGTTGCACTTAGACAAGCCGATATAGGTGAATACTTAAGAGAGGAGGACACTCTTTTCACTTGA